Genomic DNA from Mixophyes fleayi isolate aMixFle1 chromosome 7, aMixFle1.hap1, whole genome shotgun sequence:
AgcgctcagcccactctcctcccctggtaCCTCTCTTGTCTGGGgcaagagatttatcttttaaatatccCAGCCAAAGTTACTTCCAGGGACCCTGCTTCGGGGTCTGACTCTGCTCCCTGGCCGAAAATAATTCCAGAAGAGAGCATCCAGATCCCGGGGCAGCAGTCCCTGCTctgtcgctagttgaagctctttgagctccaacTAGAGACTTAACTTGCTGGGACCCCAGGAGGTGCTGCACCTCCTGGACCTATTTGATTCCGGGAGGCTGGTTGTTAAGTCActccggcagccactgaagctgactggcagagggtgaaggggatccagggccgcctctgcagccccagcacagggtaagtactttctttttattttaattaacattttactCGGCGCCTAGTGCCGGTGATTCAACCCCTCCGGCGCCAGGTATTATCCCACTGGCGCCAGAGTGCATTTCAAGATAGCCGGTATTCAGAACCCAGCCACATCTGGTTTGTAGGGTATTTGCAGCTTTGTCAGGAAATGATGAGGTCTGGGGCAGATGTAGCACAATGACCCAAATACAGGAGAGTCACTCTCTACAGACATCTCCGTCCATGTTATCTTGTTTGTGACACGGACACTCCCATGTAAGGAATTAGCTTTGAATGTCCTTTCATTTTCAATATGGCTGAACCTTTGTACACTGTCCTCAGCCACAGATTACTGGAGAGACAGCAAAGCAGAACCGGGACCATCGCATAGACAGAaagaggttttatatatatatatatatatatatatatatatatatatatatatatatatatatatatatatataggaatacaTGCAGATAAAGGGGGAGAATCACATTTATGTAAGGACAAGTGGCAGATATATTAGTGAGAGAGTGAAAGTgaaagttggagagagagagacagacgggGAGATAAACAGCATAAAATAATTGAGAGACAGCGGGTTAGAAGGAGTGACAAGTGCAGCAGGCAATAAGTGACAGCTGGGTAGAAGACGAGAGAGATACAGACTTTTTCTTTTTGAAGAGGAGACTTTGGAAGACCTCCCAGGTACAGTGTATCAGTAATGTATAAATGTCGATGTTTATATTCTGTAACAATATATTGATAGAAATTCACTCatttttacttgcacctcctcgGGGTACGAGTAATAATGAGCTCATTAATCCCTATCTTCAGCCATGATCAGGACCACAGGGACTGTTATTGAATTACTCTCTGCACATTATATGCAGTAATATAACTTCTGAGGCAACTTGCATCTAATTGACTCTCCCCCTGTGATGCTGACATTTGTAGTTACTCTCCTGGTATAACTACAAGATGTTACACTAAATGTGTATCAGTGTCTGTATGTAGTCTAATAACATCATAATCTGCTCATGTACGCAGTAAATGCATTTGGGATGCAGCGGACTGAGTATATACAGTCCTATATGGAGCAAGTTACAGCTTTCATGAAGTCATAGGAAACCTATATACAAAGTATTGCAGCAGTAGTTGTGAACAACTTCAgtgatatgttttatataaatgccAGCAACAATTAATTAATgcttatatgtgtgtgtctgtatttcggtgtgtgtgtgtatatacatgtgcttatttctgtgtttctgttttgtttaacTCTGCACAATTCTGCCTTCTCACACTCCTACAGTAGGTTTGTCTCAATAACTGAGCCGTTTGAGTCTCACATTCCTGCCCCTCCACCCCCCATCATCCTGTCACACTGTAACACTGTAACAGGAAGAGGTTTCAGACTTATAACTGCTGCTTTCTTCTGAATAAATGTTACCACTGTCTATTACTCCTCTCAGTACCTCAGCTGTCTGAGTGGGGTCTCCGGCTCATCCCTTCCACAACCTCCAATAAACATTAGTATAGGAGTAGTGTACATTATACGGTACAAGGATTGACACAATATTTAGGTAAATCAGCAAAGCAGAAACCACCAGTGTTGATTtttctaccatcatcatcatcatctatttatatagcgccactaattccgcagcgctgtacagagaactcattcacatcaatccctgccccctaatatagacacacattcacacacagtcacagacagacagagagagagactagggtcaatttttgaaagcagccaattaacctacagtatgtttttggagtgtgggaggaaaccggagcacccggaggaaacccacgcgaacacagggagaacatacaaactcctcacagataaggccatggttgggaatcaaactcatgaccccattgctgtgaggcagaagtgctaaccactaggccacattGCTGCCACTTTGTGTTTCTACCAAAGaacattcacaattttttttttaaatgcctagTGGTTGATGCTCTTATCTTACATAACCTCTCTTACCCTCTTAACATTTGACCTACAATATTTGACATCATTTTTGCAAAATAAAGGAGCTTattttggtataaaaaaaaactgtatgaTGGAGGAGAAAACAGCAGGCGTTACGGGAAGGAAGGCCCAAACCGAATAACCGATTGCGGGTCAACTACCCTTTGGTTATCACACAACGTGGGTAACATTTTCACCCAGGCACATATACCATCCTTTTGCCTTCAACGGGGATCAATTATCCCGGACAATACATTACCCGCAGCCCTTCTGAGCTGAAATTAGCTCAACTACAAGCCAAACCACAAAGATGGTACTTGAACCGAAACTATAGCCGACTGAAGGGAAATGGATTCAGAATGCCCCAAACCAACGTACTGTGCGCCCACCAAGCATTGGCTGCTGACTGCATAGTGTTTTCCGACAATTAAAAACAACTATCCAGGACCTACAAAATTACGAAAGCAATACCAGATTAGGAACTGGCAGAAAAAAGAGTTGAAATCGGTAAAATATTCTTGGTGTCAAAGAACCATCCAGACCAGGGAGGTTGGGCGGGCAATATCCTGGATCCTGACTCCTGCTCCACCCATCACTTTTATTAACTAACCCTCGCCCTGTACGCCCATTGGTTATCACCAATGGGTGTTCCCCCATACCTGCCATACTAGATGTTACCGTTTAGCGAGGTTCGCTTTAGCTATGAACACAACCTGAGATTTTAATTTTCCTTGTGCTTAATTCAGCCCTTTGCTGTGTTCAACAACTACTGTATGTCTTAGTGTGATAGAAAACCACCAAATAGAAGAATAAttaaacaaattatataaaaacattacTATATACAGATATGTAGGGAGGCGAAACTCTTAGAACCTCACATACATCGGGAAATGGTCTCTACAACTCTGCATCCTATTCTGAATACATTACTTTATTTAATATGTAATCACAAGTCTCACTGCCGCTCATATTATTGTCCTGTATTATTTATGGTGTTCCTGCAGATCAGCAGCTGATTATCTGAGTGATACCAAATCGCCATCAGAATATGGAGTTTCTAAGGAAGATCGTTAGAGGTACGATCCACACTCTTCTGTCTTGCTCTCACATATTTCCTTTTTTAGAAATATCCCTGTGATTCTGAAGCTTAAAGTAACAATTATAACTCCCACCCCAAAATTTCCTAATAGAAGAATGGTAGCGATGGAAAAGGATAGCCAAAAAAACAATTGGTGATTACCTTTTATATTTGTGTTACAGCAAAACTAGGCCCGGTTCCCGTTCCATATGTAAGTACCTGATTATTAATTTACGCACATTGAATGCTATGAGTGTGAAACAAGAGTTCGTCCATATTATTACAACAAAATCTTCAACACAAGAAATATATTTGAATTTACAGTTATGCAATCCTACCAGTTTTGTAAGATAATATTAGTTGTGATTTTCTTCACTCAGATCTAGAGGCAGCCAATACTTCTTTCATACCGGTCACAGAGTCCTCTGAAGTTATTTCACAGTGAGAGTTTGCTGGAGGGCTTTTACATTTCAAAGTGTTGTGTATGCGCTATTATATCTCCTGGGTAGTCTAAGATTTATGGTGGACAAATACGTATCAGTTCCTTTATAGCAGGATGATCTGTAATAATTATGAGACTATAGTCATTATGTGAAGTAGGAGTTACTGGAATATTGGTGTATTAGTTAAAGGGAAGTCCTGGATTATTAAACaggttagagagagagagaggagagagagagagagagagagtctgtgcatgtgagagagagagtgagagagaatgagagaggtagacaatataattaatacttaTGTTCTTAATACAACAGATATTCCTCATAGCGTTGATTCCATTGTGGATGTCTTTCTCAAGTAATGATACATCCTTGTTACTTTCTGTAAGTATTATATATAGAGTCTGGTCTGTAAATGCCAGCTATTGGGACAATAGACTTGTTACATACTCCACTATATGGGGAATATATACTTTAATCATATCATCAAGGGTAATTTGCACAACATAAAATTCAAAACCGCAGTGAAAATGCCAATTTGTCACATAATGGGCCAACTACTCCTGCACAATTTCCCTGGTTAAACAGGGAAGCACATGGATCTGTGGGGCAACAAGGTGGCATTGCAGGGGTACAGACATTTGCAGTAGCCAATGGGAGTGGTTGGGTAGATTGGGGGAGGAGATTAGATGCATGGGTGCGGTTATTTTTGCACCAGTATGAAAAATGAGCTTTTATGTTACTcgatgagattatttaaataagataaaagagtaaatatatatagagatatatagcagatacaatatgtttaataaaacatGGATCCTCTCTTCCATTGTAGATGGTTATAATAGCCACAATCGTTCTGAAGGGATCTCTGCTCTCATACTGGGTTCTGAACAAAGTTGTGAGTATTTCCCTAAACTGTGCTGGGTCTTAACTGGGAATTGAGCCCCATGAGTGTTCACCGGATGATCCCCCATTCTGCTTCTCCGAGTGAGGTGGTAAAACATGACAAACATCTCCTGTAGCTCTAGATACTGAAGTTATAGATAATAACAACAACTCTCATACCACAAACCACCAGCAATTTCTGTCACCCCAGTCTACTTATATTCTCCATCATGTCCTGGGTGAGTGGACTACAAGGTCAGTTTCAGATAAAACGGGTCCTGAGCAGATATCATGGTGGGTGTCCATTCACAGTGACTGCTGGACCAGCAGCTTAGTCCCATTCATCTACTGTACCTATCACATTGCACAAACTATCACATTGCACAAACTACACTGCCAGCTACTGTGTGCAGACTCCAGGAACACAAAACACCCCCTCATGCTCTTTCTATAGAGTCATGTTCCTACTCTCTCAGTATTAGGTGTAGTTAGAAATAATAACACACATTATTTTCTCTATCCCAGAAATATCCACTGCTGCAGATCATTTTGCTGTTTGGTGTGAATGTACTTCAAATAGTCGTATTCCATGGCAGCCTTGACTCATCTGTGATACCCATAGTAAGTAATGAACGTACCAGCCACAAGACTAAACCCTTCACGTGTATTATCCTGCCTGTAATGACTGTgtcctctcctgtgtttcattctAAAGATTTTTCTTGTTCCTCTATCAAATGTGACTGGTGTGCTCATCTTTATGTCCCATATAGACGATCTGGGTGAGGACAAGCACAACGTGAGTATCATCTCCAAAAATATGACATGTTACTGTCTTATAGATCAGTAATAATCATATCTGCTAGAGAGTATTTTAGGAAGATATAGGGACAATTATCCCCTCTCGCCCAATTCTCTACTCATTATCTACCCAGTATCAACACTTGCTGCAATCACGTGGGGGAAGAAAGGCTAATTACTGGGGAGCAGATTGGGTGGTGTAAAGAAGGAagtgcatttaaaaatgaaacaaagtaTCTAGGTCACAAATATGTTTTAGATGTGGTTTTGATTGCAGTAAAGCATCAATACAGCTGTGAGTCAATGTTgtgggtcacaccttcacaaacACATCAGTGAGTTCTTGCAGAGCCTGAAGAGTGGTGCAGCAATGTGCGTTTGTGGTTCTCCGAGGAAAGTGATAATAACTAAAGAATCATTAAATTATTTTAGCATTGGACAAGGTCCTATGTTCTACTCACACTGCTTGTTGATATAGTACATTCacatatgtatttgtgatttACATTATAGATACACGaaacaatgaaacaaaacaataaaagtaaGAGATAGTAGTTGTAGTAACAGTACCAGTAACACATAGAGCCTGGAGTCTAAAATACACTGACTTCATATCTCTTTGTATCAGTGTATGTCAGGTTCAAGGCTTTCTACTATCATCTTATAGCACTTTGTTTGATTCTGTATTACTAAGCTGCTCCACAGTGTGAATAGAACGTGGCAACTTGCCCAATCCCTAGAACTATTTATTACTATGTCTTCCTGAGGATcacacactaaggggtctattttggggactttgtttttttctcaagttagttatcatttcttatcaCATTAATAAGAAAGTATATAatgtgtctatttattaacattattcAGCAGCTTGGACAGGATCCTGTCCTGATGAATAGTTTTTAGCAAAGTGATCACAATTGCCATCACTTGACTTACAGATTCTTATGGCTGAACTTACGATGGTGAGAGCACAAAACTTACCGGGGAGGGATCAGAAGATCTTTCGATGGTGTTAGCTGTCAGGGTCAAGCTCCGAATTTCAGATCTTGATAAACAGGGCATACTGGCAGTCACCATAGACACCTACGGGGAATGTTGAGGCTAGGTCCTATAATCAAAAATAGCCTTGTACTAATTAATGTGGTAATCTCCCAAAAAATGTATCTTGCTCATATTTCAGATACTGACGCTTTAAGCATTCAGTGCACTAATGAGAATGGCCCAATCAGTGTATAGGACTCATTAATCAAACAATTATTATTCAGGATAAAAGTATCAATAGGCTCCTTGTActgatatttttctttaattcatGAGGAACAAAACGTTGCCTTGAGATTGCTTTTGTTCCCTTTCTAGACTCCATTGTTATTAGGGGGAACATGTATGAAGACTGGTGCAGAAACAAGTGCTGTAATCCATAGCAAGCAATACAATTCTGCCATTTTTGCAGTACAGTTTACAAAAAGAAAGTAACAGGTTGCCATGGCTACAGCACCTTTTATAGCACAATATACATGTCCGCCAATGtgtatattgatttatatatttatgttattctCTATTCAAACATtgattcttaggggtatatttactaaactgcaggtttgaaaaagtgtagatgttgcctatagcaaccaatcagattctaactgtcacttattcagtacattctacaaaataacagccagAATCGGATTAGCTGCTAttggcaaaatctccactttttcaaacccgcagtttagtaaatatgctccTTAGTCTGTTGACCAGATATCTGGGTGAtgattaaaaatgttgttttctttgCAATAGCAGCAACCACTCTATAAAAGAGGCCGAAGCACACAGGTTATCGTGATATTTTCCAGGAGTTCGGAGGACCAATATGAATGGCTATCGGCACTGCTGAGGGAAGTTGGGAAAGTCGTTCATTTTCCTATCACAAACAATAATTATCAGCAGTTCACACAACAGGTCTCTCAGTGCACGTTCGCCATATTGTATCATACAAAAAGGCACGGACGGGTCAACATCACCAATGTCACTGACTCCCTCTATGACGATGAGGTCGACTACATGTCCAAGACTCTCGGTAAGAAGAAATAATTAGTCCTATGTACATCTACTTAGCATTGGAGGAGTCTTACattgaggtgggagaggggggagacTGTAAGAAGAGATGGATGATAGGTTGGGGCTGTATGAAGAGGTGGGTGACAGGTGGGACTGTATGAAGATGTGGGTGAGAGTGAAGCTTAATGACTAAGTAAATGAGAGATTGGGCTGAACGGAGAGATGGATGAGAGGGTTGGGCATGAAAGGTGGGCGAGAGGGTGAGGCTTGATGAAGAAGTGGGTGAGAGGGTGGAGCTGCAttcctgtaaaataaaaataagcagcCTACTGTTGTAGGAATAGCAATCATAACAAACCTGGCTGGCAAGGTCTTCTGGGACTTGTGATCCCATAAATTAGTTAAAGTGACCTGTAAATATGGAAGTTTTCACACTTATTAAATATCCCAATTTTTTAGTATTTATGAAGAGATCAGAGAACATGACACACACCTACTGTACATATTTACAGCAGTTTGTATGTTGTATATGTGTAACATGTAATGTATTTACATTACACCCTGTTCTGGGCTTGCAAAATATTTTCTACACCGCACCTCCTTCTCTTATACTTTACTGGTAATTAAACAAAATCTGTCAATGTAGCCAACTGGTAACATATtggtaaaatactttattttaatccAGTGCAATAGCAACAATGACACCGCTAATGAGGTCCTGTGCTGAGGACCATAACCCCAGGCAGTAAATCATATGTGTATATTTCCTAATGAGACGTTAGAAAGTGCTTAATTCTCtacatttcatattattattattattattattattattattattattatttatttattaaacaggcATCATTTTAATTATACTTTTCATTTAACTATATTTAACTAATTTTCATATTAGGGGATATTTTTGTGCATAGCTCTTATACTGGGATTAGTGATGAGTGAATCTTTTATAACTGTGCTGCAGAATATTAACCTCATACAGAATATGAAATTTCACGCGTTTTGCCAGCAGACTTTGGCCTTAAGTACTCTCAGTACAATCCCACCGCACCACACAGCTAAATGAATTGACCATCGCCATCACAGCCACAAAATGCAACTTTTGAAATAAAGCATGAAACAGTGAAGCAAAAACTCATTGCAAAGAATGTATCGCTGGAACTATGCACATCTGTGAAACCGACTATTCTGTCTTGAATTTCAATTCACAAAAAATTTCACTGCAACTTCACTCATCTATAATTGGGTTAGTTATGCACTAAATGGAGAATCTTTTCAGGTATAACAAGTTGGCACAGGCATCAGAGAAAAGTGCACCAATGTGGCCTTGTCGCAGTGGCCATATTTCTTGGTAGAAATTAATAAACAGAGAGCCCCCAAGAGATGGTGACATATCACAGCTTTTCATAATACTGTAGTGTTTGCTTATAGCCAGGATccttattattttgtaatagaCAGGTGGAACATGATTCAGATAGTTTTGTGCTCAGATTGATATAAATCTGTCATAGAACAAGTAAGAGAGGTTAAAGGAACATAATCTTCGTTCGTCTGGTGAGTCACTTGTTGTCTGCTGCACATCATATTTTCTGGAGTATCTCACCTACAGATACTTTAATAAACTGGACACCTGCTCAAAAGCAATGAGCTCCCAAAGCCTTTACCCTTCAGTAATGCCCACAATGTGCAAAAGTAGATTTATTTTATAGTGGATCTTCAGGCATCAACCAAAATGTTTTTCCATTCCAGAAACTCATAGCTCTTCATTTTGTTGGTTATGATTATTAAGATTATTAGTTTAGTAATCATTTAAGAGATCTGCAGATTATTACGCTGACCCAGTTactttttaggagaaaaacaattatttcatACAATGACTCCATTTGTTTTATTGAATAACCCACATTAGATTTAATAGGAGTGATTACTTCACTAAATCCTGTTCCTCTTTACTCTTCTCCTATCAGCTCTGTGTCCCTGACCCACACTGCCAGGTAGTGGAAGAACCAGCAATAATTAGATACCTAGAGCTGGACTGTGGTAGAAAAGAGAGACCTGGAATTAGTCATTGTTGATTTTAGAAGATAGAAGGTGGGAATAGTAGTGGGGAGGACATCACCCCTACTTACTTATCTTGTTGATATATTTGTGGGAGGCACAATTGTAATTCTTGGTTCAGGAAGCACCTGAACCAAAGCTGAACTGGGACAAAGTAATCGAGTTATAACGTGTTTTTATTCTGAAATACCTTCTATTCATGTTTTAGAGTCAGATGGCAAAAGACAGGGTAAATAAGGTTATTACAATATGAGATATATGAACTCCAGGATGtcttaaatacatattaaaagtGAGGGCCCTGTTAGAAAAGTTGACATTGAAGAGTGAATGTTACCAGAGAACTTCAGTCCACAAAGATTTTCAAGGACCACAAGTATAACCACTGAATGATAGGGAATCACAAAATAAAGATGCAATTATTCACATAGAAGATATTACTCCATCTATTGTTGAGTCATAAGgcttttttttctccaaacagGAAAGAATAATGTCATAGTTGTGGCTGATGATCTGGATGACAGCAGCTCAACGACAAAGAACAACATCCTGAAGAACCAGAAGTCTATCCAGGACCTGACACGAGACCTCTTTCTCTTCACCACACAAGAAAAAACTAACAAACAATTGATAAGGGATAAAATACAGCCTATAATTGCTATACATTACCAAGGTACAGTATGTCTGCACACAGTATAAAGAGGTGGCTGGGTTAGGGCACATGTAGAACTGTTCAAGGGTTCTCACTTTACCATTATAGAATGAGAAGGAGGATGTGGCACACCTTACAAGGTGGTAATTTATGAAGCACACTGTAAGAGCACCACAAAACGCATTGGTTACTGATGTGGTCCAGGATGGTCTGCCCAACACAAATCAAGGTGTATTCCTATTTCCCACACATCGGAAGACACATCCCCAATCAAATCATTTGTCTGCTATTCTTCTACAATACAGCTTAGTTTAATCTCACTTATGACTTTTGAGGAGTAGAAATGGCCATGTGTTCCTCAGAACTGTAAGGCTCTCTCATATAAAATGCCCCCTCATTGCCTCTTTATCTTATTTCAGTAAACTAAACTAAAGGAAATCCTGTTTCTAAACTGCCAGGAATGTTCTTCTTCCTCTCCACAAACACTGACATCTTGCTT
This window encodes:
- the LOC142097154 gene encoding uncharacterized protein LOC142097154 isoform X1, with translation MEFLRKIVRAKLGPVPVPYIFLIALIPLWMSFSSNDTSLLLSMVIIATIVLKGSLLSYWVLNKVKYPLLQIILLFGVNVLQIVVFHGSLDSSVIPIIFLVPLSNVTGVLIFMSHIDDLGEDKHNQQPLYKRGRSTQVIVIFSRSSEDQYEWLSALLREVGKVVHFPITNNNYQQFTQQVSQCTFAILYHTKRHGRVNITNVTDSLYDDEVDYMSKTLGKNNVIVVADDLDDSSSTTKNNILKNQKSIQDLTRDLFLFTTQEKTNKQLIRDKIQPIIAIHYQGSSDQFLALLVLGLVPWIYFALTVCNVSYLITTNVNGSFLLYSALFSLNSTGSLLPSAYPIHRPRSQPHLRGKNKDVYRFGFAVVLVLTVAELFMVFWISSVINMVLLIMQSVATAYAAVVQVV
- the LOC142097154 gene encoding uncharacterized protein LOC142097154 isoform X3, with translation MEFLRKIVRAKLGPVPVPYIFLIALIPLWMSFSSNDTSLLLSMVIIATIVLKGSLLSYWVLNKVKYPLLQIILLFGVNVLQIVVFHGSLDSSVIPIIFLVPLSNVTGVLIFMSHIDDLGEDKHNQQPLYKRGRSTQVIVIFSRSSEDQYEWLSALLREVGKVVHFPITNNNYQQFTQQVSQCTFAILYHTKRHGRVNITNVTDSLYDDEVDYMSKTLGKNNVIVVADDLDDSSSTTKNNILKNQKSIQDLTRDLFLFTTQEKTNKQLIRDKIQPIIAIHYQGSSDQFLALLVLGLVPWIYFALTVCNVSYLITTNVNGSFLLYSALFSLNSDVYRFGFAVVLVLTVAELFMVFWISSVINMVLLIMQSVATAYAAVVQVV
- the LOC142097154 gene encoding uncharacterized protein LOC142097154 isoform X2; translated protein: MEFLRKIVRAKLGPVPVPYIFLIALIPLWMSFSSNDTSLLLSMVIIATIVLKGSLLSYWVLNKVKYPLLQIILLFGVNVLQIVVFHGSLDSSVIPIIFLVPLSNVTGVLIFMSHIDDLGEDKHNQPLYKRGRSTQVIVIFSRSSEDQYEWLSALLREVGKVVHFPITNNNYQQFTQQVSQCTFAILYHTKRHGRVNITNVTDSLYDDEVDYMSKTLGKNNVIVVADDLDDSSSTTKNNILKNQKSIQDLTRDLFLFTTQEKTNKQLIRDKIQPIIAIHYQGSSDQFLALLVLGLVPWIYFALTVCNVSYLITTNVNGSFLLYSALFSLNSTGSLLPSAYPIHRPRSQPHLRGKNKDVYRFGFAVVLVLTVAELFMVFWISSVINMVLLIMQSVATAYAAVVQVV